From the genome of Chroicocephalus ridibundus chromosome 1, bChrRid1.1, whole genome shotgun sequence, one region includes:
- the BCL2L14 gene encoding apoptosis facilitator Bcl-2-like protein 14, which produces MSLPNDVSMEEIPLEDDERDSIEYKILMAYAQRRLSVSKYRKLLKNEANVQKSSSLIRRKAEIDHQRDKKGPTLTAVFQGGVTEQHSKKQSKRKYLPGYCLPFLCGGAAQEKSSTPPVQQGHTEARSKIILEGNSQHQTSETTDVNHIADKLAKLVTSRSQESPSDVSFKIMSQGPRQEQDDSDPGGETEGEEHDEEKIIRRVVALLRQSGDQLEEKIKKDRAFCQHFKDMLSYTFFERITDLFLEDVSAVSTSEPGGQVQCTKVAFTMEVVTRLTAVDNHPMNLVLGFGLKYLREHFKPWIQDQGGWDKVLTSLDEEEVE; this is translated from the exons ATGTCTTTGCCAAATGATGTCAGTATGGAAGAAATACCGCTGGAAGATGATGAGCGAGACAGCATAGAATACAAGATCCTAATGGCCTACGCCCAGCGGCGGTTGTCTGTCAGTAAATATAGGAAACTTTTGAAAAATGAGGCCAATGTGCAGAAGTCGTCGTCGTTAATCAGGAGAAAAGCGGAGATTGACCACCAAAGGGATAAAAAGGGACCAACACTAACAGCAGTTTTTCAGGGTGGCGTGACTGAACAGCACAGCAAAAAGCAATCGAAAAGAAAGTACTTGCCAGGATAttgtctgccttttctctgcGGCGGAGCAGCTCAGGAAAAGTCTTCAACACCACCAgtgcaacaagggcacactgagGCACGATCTAAGATCATTCTAGAAGGGAATTCTCAGCATCAGACAA GTGAAACAACAGATGTCAACCACATTGCAGACAAACTTGCCAAGCTTGTTACTTCCAGATCCCAGGAATCTCCTTCAGATGTGTCATTCAAGATAATGTCTCAAGGCCCGCGTCAGGAACAAGACGATAGTGATCCTGGTGGTGAAACTGAGGGCGAGGAACATG atgaagaaaagataATACGAAGAGTAGTTGCACTGTTAAGACAATCAGGGGACCAACTAGAAGAAAAG ATCAAAAAGGACCGTGCTTTCTGTCAGCATTTTAAAGACATGCTGTCCTACACCTTCTTTGAGAGGATCACTGATTTGTTCCTGGAGGATGTCTCAGCAGTTTCAACAAGTGAGCCAGGAGGCCAAGTACAATGTACAAAAGTTGCCTTTACAATGGAAGTTGTCACCAGACTTACTGCTGTGGACAACCATCCTATGAACCTGGTCTTGGGCTTTGGATTAAAGTACCTTAGAGAACACTTCAAGCCGTGGATTCAGGACCAGGGTGGCTGG GATAAGGTTTTGACTTCACTGGATGAGGAAGAAGTAGAGTAA